A genomic segment from Branchiostoma floridae strain S238N-H82 chromosome 7, Bfl_VNyyK, whole genome shotgun sequence encodes:
- the LOC118420025 gene encoding relaxin receptor 1-like: MTRMWFLLLVVTACCSHAVICCSYSAGTSKNNVEACLPCGNLTECVPRSKHCDNRTDCSNGADEENCGDNKGIPDSLESIPLVLRPFAIPKHCELQEVPSMCSCSHLTRIRCGGIGLTDIPANISVQVTRLNLEMNLIRVVEVDAFVGLHNLTKLYLDHNQLQTLEPGVFSDLSNLEWLYLNNNQLRVLNAQAFYGLHSLTWLELRWNRIHTVVGEGIWDNMPMLGILDLESNLLSSLEMFRGYRNFAATLFVRNNSIEVINDLALAELTQLHGLDLSENKIAKFPNGVFRNLSALDLLNISFNPLQVLQWNLFDGLEKLGSLDLRGIVAHNMSFRLFRPLRKLEHIYFSEFRYCGFAPRVRRCTPNTDGISTFENLLANFVLRMSVWVVAIVTCVGNTSVMIGRSIMKHENKVHSLFIRNLCASDLIMGMYLLVIGTKDYMYRNAYNEHSQQWKESLGCQVTGFLGMLSAEVTVLLLTYMSVERFLCVVFPYRDSRPNVGQATVILVIIWLSGAALSMAPVMSPGYFGNFYGSNGVCFPLHLHDPHGAGWEYSAFVFMGLNFVSMIIILCAYAGMFISIQRTRRSIGSPLSLLSDMSFSKRFFFIVLTDSLVWLPITIIKFAALLGVPISGSMYAWIVIFILPINSAINPILYSLTTRTFTNMLGNLVEKSPCCARKIKSGRLRQQKEEAFSGATYTTGVASVLRPVKCFKVKRSSETEFSMSTVSTPICSENTTKAFVSTIEIPDVVHRSSTLNSVPEVPSLEISGKESETDLDES, translated from the exons ATGTTGAAGCCTGTCTTCCCTGCGGGAACCTGACCGAGTGCGTGCCGCGGAGTAAACACTGCGATAACAGGACGGACTGCAGTAACGGCGCAGACGAGGAGAACTGTG GTGATAACAAAGGCATTCCGGATTCCCTGGAAAGTATACCTTTGGTATTACGTCCGTTCGCTATCCCAAAACATTGTG AACTTCAGGAAGTTCCCAGTATGTGCTCCTGTAGTCACTTAACGAGGATCAGGTGTGGCGGGATAGGGCTGACCGACATACCCGCCAACATTTCCGTACAGGTTACCAGGCT AAACCTGGAGATGAATCTTATCCGTGTGGTTGAAGTGGACGCATTTGTTGGACTTCACAACCTGACAAAACT gtatCTGGACCACAACCAGCTGCAAACGTTGGAGCCTGGTGTCTTCAGCGATCTCTCCAATTTGGAGTGGCT ATATTTGAACAATAACCAACTTCGAGTTCTCAATGCCCAGGCGTTTTACGGACTCCATAGTCTGACATGGTT GGAGCTGAGATGGAATCGCATCCATACAGTGGTCGGAGAGGGCATTTGGGACAACATGCCTATGCTGGGAATTTT AGACCTGGAAAGCAACCTTCTAAGCTCTCTAGAGATGTTCAGAGGATATCGAAACTTTGCTGCGACACT ATTCGTGAGGAACAACTCGATCGAGGTCATTAATGACCTTGCCCTGGCTGAGCTCACGCAGCTCCACGGACT cgacctgtcAGAAAACAAGATCGCGAAGTTCCCAAACGGAGTCTTCAGAAATCTGTCAGCCTTAGACTTGCT gaACATATCCTTCAACCCACTACAAGTTCTGCAGTGGAACCTATTTGACGGACTTGAAAAGCTCGGATCTTT AGATCTGAGGGGAATCGTGGCCCACAATATGTCATTTCGCCTGTTCCGGCCACTGCGCAAGTTAGAGCACAT ATACTTCAGCGAGTTCCGTTACTGCGGGTTCGCCCCACGCGTACGCAGATGCACACCCAACACGGACGGCATCTCAACGTTTGAGAACCTCCTGGCAAACTTCGTACTGCGCATGTCAGTTTGGGTGGTCGCCATAGTAACCTGCGTCGGCAACACGAGCGTGATGATTGGACGATCCATCATGAAGCATGAGAACAAAGTTCACTCTCTCTTCATCAGGAACCTGTGTG CCTCTGATCTGATCATGGGCATGTATTTGCTCGTCATTGGAACGAAAGACTACATGTACCGCAACGCCTACAACGAACACTCGCAGCAATGGAAGGAGAGTCTCGGCTGCCAGGTCACCGGCTTTCTGGGCATGCTGTCCGCTGAGGTGACCGTGCTGCTCCTGACGTACATGTCCGTGGAGAGATTCCTCTGTGTGGTGTTCCCTTACCGTGACAGCAGACCGAACGTCGGACAAGCAACCGTGATACTGGTCATCATCTGGCTGAGCGGCGCGGCGTTGTCCATGGCGCCCGTGATGTCACCGGGGTACTTCGGCAACTTCTACGGCAGCAACGGCGTGTGCTTCCCGCTCCACCTACACGACCCGCACGGTGCCGGCTGGGAGTACAGCGCCTTTGTGTTCATGGGCCTCAACTTCGTGTCGATGATCATCATCCTGTGCGCCTACGCCGGTATGTTCATCTCCATCCAGCGTACACGCCGCTCTATCGGCTCCCCGCTGTCCCTCCTCAGCGACATGTCATTCTCCAAGAGGTTCTTCTTCATCGTGCTCACGGACTCCCTGGTCTGGCTGCCCATCACCATCATCAAGTTCGCGGCTCTGCTGGGGGTGCCGATTTCAG GTTCCATGTACGCTTGGATCGTGATCTTCATCCTGCCGATCAACAGCGCCATCAACCCCATCCTGTACTCCCTCACCACACGGACCTTCACCAACATGCTCGGCAACCTGGTGGAGAAGAGCCCCTGCTGCGCGAGAAAAATAAAGTCTGGAAGACTGCGGCAACAGAAGGAAGAAG CATTTTCTGGTGCCACTTACACCACCGGCGTGGCGTCTGTTCTTCGACCAGTGAAATGTTTCAAAG TGAAGCGGTCATCAGAGACAGAGTTTTCCATGTCAACCGTCTCCACACCGATCTGCTCCGAGAACACGACCAAGGCCTTCGTCAGCACCATAGAGATCCCGGATGTGGTACACAGAAGCTCCACCCTCAACAGCGTGCCCGAAGTCCCGTCTCTGGAAATCTCCGGCAAAGAATCCGAGACAGATTTGGACGAGTCTTAG